A stretch of DNA from Halanaerobium saccharolyticum subsp. saccharolyticum DSM 6643:
TCATTTAGGAAATGGCGCAAGTATTGCTGCAGTAAAAAATGGTGAATCTATAGATACAAGTATGGGCTTTACTCCGCTTGAGGGTTTAGTAATGGGAACAAGATGTGGAGACATTGATCCAGCAATTGTTCCATTTATCATGGACAAAGAAGATATGACCGCTTCCGAAATTGACAGTGTTTTAAATAAAGAAAGTGGTCTTTATGGAGTGTCTGGAGTTAGTAGCGATATGAGAGATATTGAAGACGCTGCTGAAGAAGGAAATAATCAGGCTCAGGTAGCATTAGATATCTTTAATTATAGAGTGAAAAAATATATTGGATCTTATTCTGCAGCTATGGGTGGAGTAGATGCAGTAGTGTTTACAGCCGGTATTGGGGAAAATGCTATTGAAACTAGAGAAGAAATCCTGGCTGACTTAGAATATATGGGAATTAAAATCGATAAAGAAGCCAATGATATTAGAGGTAAAGCACAAATTATTACAACTGATGATTCTAAAGTAAAAGCTATGGTTATTCCAACAAATGAAGAGTTAGTAATTGCTAAAGATACAAAAGCAATTGTAAGCTAGATAATTACTTATAATTAAATATGTTTTGAAGGCATTTATTGTTACTAGAGTTATTTTAGTTAATAATAAATGCTTTTTTCATTTTAATGAATTTTAGAAAAGATATTTTTACTTCCAAATTAAAGGATTTTATTATTAAATAGAGAATTATATTAAAATGGGGGTGTTATAAAATGAATAAATTTGCCTTTTTTGCTTTCAATAGTAATATGATGTGTTTTCAACATATCTTACTTAATGCTTTAGATCTAGCTGATAAAGGTAAGGAAGCTAAAATAATTATTGAAGGTGAAGCGGTAACCTTAGTTCAAAAATTAGAAGAGTCGAATAACAAACATTATTTTAAAGCAAAAGAAAGAGGATTGATTGACTGCATCTGTAAAGCTTGTTCAGCCAGTCTTGGAGTGCTGGAATATAATCAAAGCACGAATATTCCTTTAAAGGGAGATATGAGTGGACACCCTTCAATGGAAGCTTTTACAAAGCAGGGATATCAGATCATCACTCTTTAATTTAATAGTGAAATTTTAACCTATCAAGGCAATCTAATCTTGATAGGTTTTTTTGAAAGGAGAATAACTTTGTTAAGTATTGGAATTGGATTTGTTATCTTAATTACGCTTATTATTCTAAAAGTAAGCATAGTTATTGCTGCACCACTGTCATCCATAGTAATTTTATATTTGAACAACTTAAATGTTTTAGAAGTGCTGAATACTCAATACTTACCTGGTTTTGCAGCTTTTGTTCAAGACTATTTATTTATATTCCTTTTGAGTGCTATTTTAGGAAAAATAATGGAAGAATCGGATGATGCCACTTCGATTGGAGAATTTGTTTTAAATGTTTTATCATATAAGTATGCAGCTGTAGGTATTTTTTTTGTTAGTGTGCTTTTGTCATTAGGGGGGATTTCTGGATTTGTATTAATTTTTACCATTTATCCAATAGCTAAATCTGTTTTTGAAGAAGCTAATCTACCAAAATCTCTCATCTTAGCTGCTATAGCAGGTGGAACAGTTGTTGTTGGACTTCCTTTACCCGGGAGCCCCCAGGTTCATAATTTAATCATGATGGATTATCTAAACACTTCTGCTTTAGCTGGTCTGGGTTTAGGATTAGTTAGCGTTTCCGCTGGAGCCTTAGCTGCTGTTTTATATTTAAGACACAGGAGTATTTCATTTCTAGCCCAAAGTGGGGGTAAAATAAGTAAAAGTGTTTTGAAGAAGCCAGAACTTGCTAAAATGATGAACTTTATTACAGCCACACTGCCTTTATTGACAGTCTTTATTTTACTTGCAGTTTTATCAAAAGATCCAGTGCTCGCATTATTTTTAGGGGTTATAGTTTCGATAATTAAAAACTTTAAAAAAATAGATTTGTTTAAAATTTTAAATGAGAGTATTTCAAACGCAGTTTTACCCTTGATGTTTGCCGCTTCTGCCATGGGTTTTGGTCGAGTTATTTCTTCACTGCCAGTGTTTAAGGGTTTTCTGCAGACTTTATTAAACCTTCCGTTACATCCTTATTTATTAGTTGGTTTAATTACCAATATTGCAGCAGGACTCTTAGGAAGTGCCTCCGGAGGAATACTTTTAACATTAAGTACTGTTGGAGAAAATATAGTTCAGTTAGTTGATCCAGAAAAATTACATAGAATTACAATTATTGCTTCAACTGGTTTAGATACACTCCCGCACAATAGTTCTTATCTGGCAATGCTTGCCTATACAGGGCTTAAATTTAGAGAAAGTTATTTTGATTACTTTATTGTTACTGTTGTAGCACCTCTAATTTCTTTTGCAGTTGCTGTAATCTTTGCTTTGAACTTTTAAAAATTGATAAATTTTAAAACTTATAAAAAAATTAAATTTAGATTTAAATGGTGATATATTTCAATATCACTAAGTATATTATAAGAGGAGTGAGTTAAATGAAATCAATTAGAAAATATCTTTATTTTAACACTGAGGAGAGAGTTGAACTTCGCAATATCACTAAGCTGGTAAGGAAAGTTTTGAAAGATAGCGGTATTCAAGAAGGCTTATGTCTTGTTAATGCAATGCATATTACAGCTAGTGTTTTTATTAATGATGATGAGAGCGGTCTCCATCAAGATTATAAAGAATGGCTGGAAGAATTAGCTCCACATGAGCCAATATCACAGTATGCCCATAATGGATATGAAGAAAATGCTGATGCTCATTTAAAGCGGCAGATCATGGGTCGTGAAGTAGTTGTTGCTGTAACTGATGGTAAACTTGATTTTGGGCCCTGGGAACAGATATTTTATGGTGAATTTGATGGTCAGCGCGAAAAAAGAGTGTTAGTCAAAATTATAGGAGAATAAGATGAGATATCCAGAAGCTACAGTAGGTGCGGTTATTTTAAATTCTGAAGCGAAAGTATTAATCTGCAAGTCAAATAAATGGAATCATAAATATGTAATCCCTGGTGGTCATATTGAGGCTGGAGAAAGTATGGAAGAAGCTCTTGTTAGAGAGGTAAAAGAGGAAACCGGACTCGATGTTTTTGAGATTGAACTGCTCGGTATTAATGAAAGCATTTATTCTGAATCATTTCAAAATAAGAAGCACTTCATCTTTGTTGATTTTATCTGTAGTAGTAAATCAAATGATGTAGTTTTGAACGAAGAGGCTCAGTCGTATGAATGGATTGATTTAACTGAAATTGAAAATTATAATTTAGAAAAATTCACAACCAAGTTATTAAAAGAGTTAAGAAAAGGTAAAAAATCAAGATATAAAAAAGAAATAATTTATGGTCTTTAAATAAAAAATGACTCAGAAATTAATATAAAATATTAAACATAGGGGGATTTTATGTATAACTTAGCAAAATATCAGAAGTTGAAAAATAAAATTAATAGGATAGAGCGAGCAGAATTAGGATTTTTTCCGACTCAAATATATAAATTAGAGAATCTTTCTGCTCGCTATGGAGTAAATATATATTTAAAAAGAGATGATCTAAGTGGTTTTAGTACTTTTGGTGGTAATAAAATCAGGAAATTAGAGTTTCTATTTGGAGAAATTCTAGAACAGGGAGCTCAAAATATATTTACTTATGGAGCGACTCAATCTAATCATGCTTTACAGACTGCAATTGCCTGCCGTAGATATAATTTAAATCCAATATTATATCTGGTTGATGTGATTGGTGAAGGTATAAAAGATCCTAAAGCTAATATTTTACTTGATAAAGTATTAGGAGCTGAAATTAAAATCATTGAATTTAAAGAAAATGAAGATGAATTTGAAGCAATGTATAGAGCTAAAGCAGAATCTAAAAATTATGCCCAAGAAATTTCTGAAAGTGAAGATGATTACTATTTAATTCCTCCAGGAGGCGCATCTCCTCTTGGTACTTTGGGATTTGTTAATGCTTATTTAGAGATGAAAGCACAGGAATTTAAGGAAGACTTGAACTTTAAAAATGTTTTTCATGCTACTGGTACTGGTGGAACACTGGGGGGCTTAACCGCAGCTAACAAATTCATAAATGATGATATTCAAGTTCATGGTATTAATGTTAGTCATAAGGATGACAGTTATCTAAAAGAAGTGGCTGAACTTTCTACAGCAGCGTTAAATCTTTTGGGTATTGATTTTAAATTAAGTGATAGAGATATAATAGTTGATAATAATTATGTTGGTGCTGGATATGAAATTCCATCCACTAGGGCTAATAGGGCTGTAAAGATTTTTGCAGAAGATGAAGGGATTTTTCTTGATCCAGTTTATACCGGGAAAGCAGCTGCTGGAATGATTGATTATTTAGAAAAAGGAAAAATAGAAAAGGGGTCAGATTTATTATTCTGGCATACCGGAGGCACAAATGCACTATTTGCAGAAAAAAAGATTTTAGGTAATTTATTAGATAATCATATTTGAGGTGAAGAATATGAGTTTATTAAGTGAAATCAATTTATATAAAATAAAAGATATTGATAATCAAGTCAGTATAATAAGCTTATTAGGAAATAGAAAGGATAGACTTTTATTAAATAGAAATGAAGTGGGAAGTGCTGCTGTTATAGGAGACATTGTTTTATTAGTTAAAAATGATAAAGATAATAATTTAAAACAAAGAAAAGCTATAAATTATTCTGTTAAAAAAGTTAAAGGGCGTTTTTCCGATGTTAAGGAATATAAATATCTTAAAATGAAAGTATTATATGATTTTAACCGTTATTATTTGAATAAAAAAGAAATTGAAGCAGTAGAAAAAGACAAAGATCATATTAAATTTGAAAGATTAATGGACAATAATAAAGAAGATATTAAAAAATTAATCACTTATAACAAAGATGAGAATGTAGAGCCATTT
This window harbors:
- a CDS encoding GntP family permease, with amino-acid sequence MLSIGIGFVILITLIILKVSIVIAAPLSSIVILYLNNLNVLEVLNTQYLPGFAAFVQDYLFIFLLSAILGKIMEESDDATSIGEFVLNVLSYKYAAVGIFFVSVLLSLGGISGFVLIFTIYPIAKSVFEEANLPKSLILAAIAGGTVVVGLPLPGSPQVHNLIMMDYLNTSALAGLGLGLVSVSAGALAAVLYLRHRSISFLAQSGGKISKSVLKKPELAKMMNFITATLPLLTVFILLAVLSKDPVLALFLGVIVSIIKNFKKIDLFKILNESISNAVLPLMFAASAMGFGRVISSLPVFKGFLQTLLNLPLHPYLLVGLITNIAAGLLGSASGGILLTLSTVGENIVQLVDPEKLHRITIIASTGLDTLPHNSSYLAMLAYTGLKFRESYFDYFIVTVVAPLISFAVAVIFALNF
- a CDS encoding secondary thiamine-phosphate synthase enzyme YjbQ, with the protein product MKSIRKYLYFNTEERVELRNITKLVRKVLKDSGIQEGLCLVNAMHITASVFINDDESGLHQDYKEWLEELAPHEPISQYAHNGYEENADAHLKRQIMGREVVVAVTDGKLDFGPWEQIFYGEFDGQREKRVLVKIIGE
- a CDS encoding NUDIX domain-containing protein yields the protein MRYPEATVGAVILNSEAKVLICKSNKWNHKYVIPGGHIEAGESMEEALVREVKEETGLDVFEIELLGINESIYSESFQNKKHFIFVDFICSSKSNDVVLNEEAQSYEWIDLTEIENYNLEKFTTKLLKELRKGKKSRYKKEIIYGL
- a CDS encoding 1-aminocyclopropane-1-carboxylate deaminase/D-cysteine desulfhydrase, producing MYNLAKYQKLKNKINRIERAELGFFPTQIYKLENLSARYGVNIYLKRDDLSGFSTFGGNKIRKLEFLFGEILEQGAQNIFTYGATQSNHALQTAIACRRYNLNPILYLVDVIGEGIKDPKANILLDKVLGAEIKIIEFKENEDEFEAMYRAKAESKNYAQEISESEDDYYLIPPGGASPLGTLGFVNAYLEMKAQEFKEDLNFKNVFHATGTGGTLGGLTAANKFINDDIQVHGINVSHKDDSYLKEVAELSTAALNLLGIDFKLSDRDIIVDNNYVGAGYEIPSTRANRAVKIFAEDEGIFLDPVYTGKAAAGMIDYLEKGKIEKGSDLLFWHTGGTNALFAEKKILGNLLDNHI